A region of Frederiksenia canicola DNA encodes the following proteins:
- a CDS encoding ATP-binding cassette domain-containing protein — translation MLLLDVQNISKRFTDRVGLFRKQDFYAVKNVSFQLEQQQTLAIIGANGAGKSTLAKMLVGITELTSGKIFLKNQELHYGDYAFRAKKIRMVFQDPNDAFDPNYNIGQILDSPLKLATTLSEENRNERIFKTLKLVGMYPEHALIPISEASSSQKHRVALARALILNPEIVIFDDSLSALDFSLQSQLTNLMLSLQERLGLSYIYVGQNLGLIKHIADKLMVMDQGEVVEYGMTKALLLNPQNPITVRLIESHFGKRLTEDAWANSFM, via the coding sequence ATGTTACTTCTGGATGTACAAAATATCAGTAAGCGTTTTACCGACCGAGTCGGCTTGTTTCGCAAGCAGGATTTCTATGCGGTGAAAAATGTGTCGTTTCAGCTTGAACAACAACAAACCTTAGCGATTATTGGGGCGAATGGAGCGGGAAAATCGACCTTAGCCAAAATGCTAGTTGGCATTACGGAACTCACCTCGGGTAAAATATTCTTAAAAAATCAAGAACTTCATTACGGTGATTATGCCTTTCGAGCCAAAAAAATCCGAATGGTGTTTCAAGATCCGAACGATGCTTTCGACCCGAACTACAACATCGGGCAAATTCTTGATTCGCCACTCAAACTAGCCACAACGCTTTCCGAAGAAAACCGCAACGAACGAATTTTCAAAACGCTCAAACTCGTTGGAATGTATCCCGAACACGCCCTTATTCCCATTAGCGAAGCGTCAAGCAGCCAAAAACACCGAGTAGCACTCGCTCGAGCTTTGATTTTAAATCCCGAAATTGTCATTTTTGATGACAGCTTAAGTGCCTTGGATTTCTCGCTGCAAAGCCAACTGACCAATTTAATGCTCAGTTTACAAGAACGCCTCGGACTTTCGTATATTTATGTCGGGCAGAATTTAGGTTTAATTAAGCATATCGCTGATAAACTTATGGTGATGGATCAAGGCGAAGTCGTTGAATACGGCATGACTAAAGCACTACTGCTCAATCCACAAAACCCCATCACCGTCCGCCTTATTGAAAGCCATTTTGGCAAACGGCTCACGGAAGACGCATGGGCAAATTCGTTTATGTAG
- a CDS encoding NAD(P)H-binding protein gives MKSIAIIGLGWLGMPLAERLLKKGWQVKGSKRQVTHHPKIEIYPFDLSEFSSESLQPLLNVNAVVINIPPSKISAENYLDGIKRLVQQAISQQVKQLIFISTTGVLPLQAGTFDENVATDLRNPTAQLESWLQQQSIACDILRLGGLIGKNRHPVHYLAGKQNLSGAGQPVNLVHQQDCIRAIELLLSMPNGQRLFHLVAPQHPTRQDYYGAMAKKFGLPDLHFSPENQPLVRIISGEKICRELGFEYCYPDPFLF, from the coding sequence ATGAAGTCTATTGCCATTATTGGTCTGGGCTGGCTGGGAATGCCATTGGCGGAACGATTACTTAAAAAGGGATGGCAAGTGAAAGGCAGTAAACGCCAAGTAACTCACCACCCTAAAATTGAAATTTATCCCTTTGATTTATCAGAGTTTTCTTCAGAAAGTTTACAGCCATTACTGAATGTGAATGCCGTGGTGATCAACATTCCACCGAGCAAAATCTCAGCAGAAAACTATTTGGATGGGATCAAGCGATTGGTTCAGCAAGCCATTTCGCAACAGGTGAAACAGCTCATTTTTATCAGCACCACGGGCGTTTTGCCGTTACAAGCGGGGACGTTTGACGAAAATGTTGCAACGGATCTCCGCAACCCAACCGCACAACTGGAATCGTGGTTACAACAGCAATCTATCGCCTGTGATATTCTGCGGCTAGGCGGTTTGATTGGCAAAAACCGCCACCCTGTTCACTATTTAGCAGGCAAACAGAATCTCAGCGGTGCGGGTCAGCCCGTGAATTTAGTACATCAACAAGATTGCATTAGAGCGATTGAATTACTGCTCTCTATGCCAAACGGGCAACGGCTGTTCCATTTAGTCGCCCCACAGCACCCGACTCGACAGGATTATTATGGTGCGATGGCAAAAAAATTCGGCTTACCCGATTTGCATTTTTCCCCCGAAAACCAACCGCTTGTGCGGATTATTTCAGGAGAGAAAATTTGTCGGGAGTTGGGATTTGAGTACTGTTACCCCGATCCATTCTTATTTTGA
- a CDS encoding nitroreductase family protein yields MQLLEAIKQRKTIKLFNDNAKISREELSEMLELAQLAPSKANLQPWRFVVIDEPEQKQKLLDVVAFNAPPCESAAAVVIVLADLQYQKLLGDILDHSVASGCLHANFRDRSYDFLLNTHNALSEQEIRDQALIDTSLAAMQLMLIAKEKGYDSHAIGIFDREQVMNRFEIDADRYLPVMLLAIGKAAVPAIPSARLPITHTVAWNSGKTLNK; encoded by the coding sequence ATGCAACTTTTAGAGGCGATTAAACAGCGTAAAACCATCAAATTGTTTAACGATAACGCCAAAATTTCCCGTGAAGAGTTGAGCGAGATGCTTGAATTGGCACAGTTGGCACCGTCCAAAGCCAATTTGCAACCTTGGCGTTTTGTGGTGATTGATGAGCCTGAACAAAAACAGAAATTGCTTGATGTTGTTGCATTCAATGCTCCGCCTTGCGAAAGTGCGGCTGCGGTGGTGATTGTGTTGGCGGATCTGCAATATCAAAAATTACTCGGCGACATTCTCGATCATTCTGTAGCAAGCGGTTGTTTACACGCCAATTTTCGCGATCGCAGCTACGATTTTCTTCTCAACACCCACAATGCACTTAGCGAGCAAGAAATTCGTGATCAAGCCTTAATTGACACCAGCCTTGCGGCGATGCAGTTGATGTTGATTGCCAAAGAAAAAGGCTACGACAGCCATGCCATTGGCATTTTCGATCGTGAACAGGTGATGAATCGCTTTGAGATTGATGCCGACCGCTACCTTCCCGTGATGCTACTCGCCATCGGTAAAGCTGCTGTTCCTGCGATTCCCAGTGCTAGACTGCCGATTACACATACAGTTGCTTGGAATAGTGGCAAGACATTGAACAAGTAA
- the gorA gene encoding glutathione-disulfide reductase yields MTKHYDYIAIGGGSGGIASVNRAASYGKKCAIIEAKLLGGTCVNVGCVPKKVMWYGAQVAEAINYYAADYGFELDCKRFDFAKLVQNRQAYISRIHTSYNNVLAKNNVDVIQGFAKFVNKNTLEVNGEQITADHILIATGGRPSRPAIKGAEYGIDSDGVFALTELPKRIAIVGAGYIAVELAGVMNAFGVETHLFVRQHAPLRNFDPLIVDTLLEVMAQDGIQLHTHSVPSEVVKNVDGSLTLQLENGESQTVDALVWAIGREPATDAINLQAAGVETNARGFVKVDKFQNTNVDGIYAVGDIIEGGIELTPVAVAAGRRLSERLFNNKPNEHLDYNLVPTVVFSHPPIGTIGLSEPKAIEQFGAEQVKVYTSSFTPMYSAITQHRQPCRMKLVCVGEEQKIVGLHGIGFGVDEMIQGFAVAIKMGATKADFDNTVAIHPTGSEEFVTMR; encoded by the coding sequence ATGACAAAACATTATGATTATATTGCGATTGGTGGCGGTAGTGGTGGAATTGCATCGGTCAATCGTGCGGCGAGTTATGGCAAAAAATGTGCAATTATCGAAGCGAAATTGCTCGGCGGTACTTGCGTGAATGTGGGCTGCGTGCCGAAAAAAGTGATGTGGTACGGGGCTCAAGTGGCAGAAGCGATTAACTATTATGCCGCTGATTATGGCTTTGAACTCGATTGCAAGCGGTTCGATTTTGCCAAACTTGTGCAAAATCGCCAAGCCTATATTTCTCGTATTCACACCTCTTATAACAATGTGTTGGCAAAAAATAATGTTGATGTGATTCAAGGCTTTGCCAAGTTTGTGAATAAAAATACTCTTGAGGTGAATGGTGAGCAGATCACCGCTGACCATATTTTAATCGCAACGGGCGGGCGTCCAAGTCGTCCAGCGATCAAAGGGGCGGAATATGGTATTGATTCTGATGGCGTATTTGCCTTAACCGAATTACCAAAACGTATTGCGATTGTGGGGGCAGGTTACATTGCGGTCGAATTGGCGGGAGTGATGAATGCCTTTGGTGTTGAGACGCATCTGTTTGTTCGCCAGCATGCACCATTGCGTAATTTTGATCCGCTGATTGTCGATACGTTGCTGGAAGTGATGGCACAAGACGGCATTCAATTGCATACACACAGCGTGCCGAGCGAGGTGGTGAAAAATGTTGACGGTTCGCTAACGTTACAGCTTGAAAATGGCGAGAGCCAAACCGTTGATGCGTTGGTGTGGGCAATTGGGCGTGAGCCAGCAACTGATGCGATCAACTTACAAGCGGCGGGCGTGGAAACCAATGCACGCGGCTTTGTGAAAGTGGATAAATTCCAAAATACGAATGTGGACGGCATTTATGCGGTCGGTGATATCATCGAAGGCGGCATTGAACTGACGCCTGTTGCTGTTGCCGCAGGTCGCCGTTTATCTGAGCGTCTGTTCAACAATAAACCGAACGAGCATTTGGACTACAACCTTGTGCCGACCGTGGTGTTTAGCCATCCACCGATTGGAACGATTGGATTGAGCGAACCAAAAGCGATTGAGCAATTTGGGGCAGAGCAGGTGAAAGTGTATACTTCATCGTTCACGCCGATGTATAGTGCGATCACTCAGCACCGCCAGCCTTGCCGTATGAAATTGGTTTGTGTTGGTGAAGAACAAAAGATCGTTGGTTTGCACGGTATTGGTTTTGGCGTGGATGAAATGATCCAAGGCTTTGCTGTGGCGATCAAAATGGGGGCAACCAAAGCGGATTTCGACAACACGGTGGCGATCCACCCAACGGGCTCTGAAGAGTTTGTTACAATGCGTTAA
- a CDS encoding 7-carboxy-7-deazaguanine synthase QueE has translation MQAVSFSQRFANTEYRIVEIFETLQGEGFNTGMPSIFIRFGKCNLACPWCDTNYNQYTTKTLAEIMAVVRGFSAKNIIITGGEPTIQPNLERLLDVLKAEGYFIAVETNGLKPVPKQIDYIATSPKRIYQKNYLKHHIPFAHEVRIVVDGDMLEFCEQIENTIPAERYYLSPCETDGVMNMLETIAQLGKLNQRSHKPRWQLSIQTHKMAGIE, from the coding sequence ATGCAAGCGGTCAGTTTCTCTCAACGTTTTGCAAATACCGAATATCGCATTGTGGAAATCTTCGAAACCCTACAGGGCGAAGGATTTAATACCGGTATGCCGAGTATTTTTATCCGTTTTGGAAAATGCAATTTGGCGTGCCCGTGGTGTGATACCAACTACAATCAATATACCACCAAAACGCTGGCGGAAATTATGGCGGTGGTTAGGGGTTTTTCGGCGAAAAATATCATCATCACGGGGGGCGAGCCAACTATTCAGCCAAACTTAGAGCGATTGCTTGATGTGCTAAAAGCGGAAGGCTACTTTATTGCAGTGGAAACGAATGGCTTGAAGCCTGTACCAAAACAGATCGACTATATCGCCACCAGTCCGAAGCGGATCTACCAGAAAAACTATCTGAAGCACCATATTCCGTTTGCTCATGAAGTGCGGATCGTGGTCGATGGCGATATGCTTGAATTTTGTGAGCAGATCGAAAACACCATTCCCGCCGAGCGTTACTATCTCTCCCCTTGTGAAACAGATGGTGTGATGAATATGCTTGAAACCATCGCCCAGCTCGGCAAACTCAATCAACGCTCGCACAAACCCCGCTGGCAGTTGAGTATCCAAACGCATAAGATGGCGGGCATTGAGTAG
- the queD gene encoding 6-carboxytetrahydropterin synthase QueD, producing MFKIAKEFSFDMAHMLDGHDGKCQNLHGHTYTLQVEIGGELRTSGAKSGMVMDYSDLKAIVKTHILDKMDHAFIYDSTSERECQVANLLNSLNSKTFAIPTRTTAEQMAKYIFDTLCDVGLPVSLIRLWETPTSYCEYSR from the coding sequence ATGTTTAAAATCGCCAAAGAATTTAGCTTTGATATGGCACATATGTTGGACGGACACGATGGTAAATGCCAAAACTTGCACGGGCATACTTACACCTTACAAGTCGAAATTGGGGGTGAACTGCGTACCAGCGGGGCGAAAAGCGGAATGGTAATGGATTACAGCGATCTTAAAGCGATCGTCAAAACGCACATTCTTGATAAGATGGATCACGCTTTTATTTACGACAGCACTAGCGAGCGTGAATGCCAAGTGGCAAACTTGCTCAACTCGCTCAATTCTAAAACCTTCGCCATTCCTACCCGTACGACCGCCGAGCAGATGGCAAAATATATCTTCGATACGTTGTGCGATGTCGGCTTGCCTGTCAGCCTGATTCGCTTGTGGGAAACACCAACCTCTTATTGCGAGTACAGCCGATGA
- the queC gene encoding 7-cyano-7-deazaguanine synthase QueC yields the protein MTNQAKAAVIFSGGQDSTTCLFLAIQEFGRENVEVVTFQYGQRHAIELDKAKWIADDLGVKQTLIDTSVIKAITTNALMDAQAEIEQNGSTPNTFVDGRNALFLLYTAIYSKSQGIQTIFTGVCETDFSGYPDCRDVFVKSMNVTLNLAMDYNFNIRTPLMYLTKKETWKLADDLGAFDYIRQHTHTCYLGVEGGCHRCPSCVLREKGLNEYLAERENV from the coding sequence ATGACAAATCAAGCAAAAGCCGCCGTAATTTTTTCAGGCGGGCAAGACTCAACGACTTGTCTTTTTCTCGCTATTCAAGAATTTGGACGGGAAAATGTGGAAGTCGTTACCTTTCAATATGGGCAACGCCACGCCATTGAATTAGATAAAGCGAAATGGATTGCCGACGATCTCGGCGTAAAACAAACGCTTATCGACACTTCTGTGATTAAAGCCATTACCACCAATGCGTTAATGGATGCTCAAGCCGAAATCGAGCAAAACGGTAGCACACCAAATACTTTCGTGGACGGTCGCAACGCTTTGTTTCTGCTCTACACCGCGATTTACAGCAAAAGCCAAGGCATTCAAACGATTTTTACTGGCGTGTGCGAAACAGATTTCAGCGGCTACCCTGACTGCCGTGATGTGTTCGTGAAATCAATGAATGTGACGCTCAATTTGGCGATGGATTACAATTTCAATATCCGCACCCCCTTGATGTATCTCACCAAAAAAGAGACATGGAAATTAGCGGACGATTTAGGGGCATTTGACTACATCCGCCAACATACGCACACCTGTTATTTAGGCGTAGAAGGTGGCTGCCATCGCTGTCCAAGTTGTGTGCTACGAGAAAAAGGGCTGAACGAATACTTGGCGGAGCGTGAAAATGTTTAA
- a CDS encoding pirin family protein → MFTYNDTDKNLDPFLMMDYNPPRHFDGGRKSDFRGVGEHPHRGFETVTIAYQGEVAHADSYGGGGIIGTGDVQWMTAGSGIMHEEFHSEKFSKEGGMFEMVQLWVNLPKAHKMTTPKYQAIKSAEIPVVSLDDNAGTARIIAGELASTSGAASTFSPINMWDVVLNAGKNHTFAVPESHNLIVLVLDGTVQFNGEEIARRGELITFERGGADVQIEANNEAKLLILMDEPLNEPIVGYGPFVMNTEAEIDQAMRDVQSGKFGQIAH, encoded by the coding sequence ATGTTTACCTATAACGACACCGATAAAAATCTCGACCCGTTTTTAATGATGGACTACAACCCACCACGCCATTTTGATGGTGGACGGAAATCCGATTTTCGTGGTGTAGGTGAACATCCACATCGTGGTTTTGAAACGGTAACTATCGCTTATCAAGGGGAAGTCGCACATGCGGACTCATACGGCGGTGGCGGTATTATAGGTACAGGTGATGTGCAATGGATGACCGCAGGTTCAGGCATTATGCACGAAGAGTTCCATTCTGAAAAATTCTCCAAAGAAGGCGGAATGTTTGAGATGGTACAACTTTGGGTAAATTTACCGAAAGCCCATAAAATGACCACACCAAAATACCAAGCGATTAAATCCGCTGAAATTCCAGTGGTCTCCCTTGATGATAACGCAGGCACAGCTCGGATTATTGCAGGCGAGCTTGCTAGTACTTCAGGTGCAGCAAGTACATTCAGCCCAATCAATATGTGGGATGTGGTGTTAAATGCAGGCAAAAACCATACTTTCGCCGTACCAGAAAGCCACAACTTAATTGTGTTAGTTTTAGATGGAACAGTGCAATTTAATGGTGAAGAGATTGCTCGTCGTGGCGAACTCATTACCTTTGAGCGTGGCGGTGCAGATGTCCAAATCGAAGCCAACAACGAAGCGAAGCTCCTTATTTTAATGGACGAACCGTTAAATGAACCAATCGTTGGCTACGGTCCATTTGTCATGAACACCGAAGCAGAAATCGATCAAGCGATGCGTGATGTGCAAAGCGGTAAATTTGGACAAATTGCTCACTAA